The following is a genomic window from Candidatus Dadabacteria bacterium.
CACTGCCACGCTTTCTGTTCCTTATATTCCAGCGAGATTCTTTTCCACGAGTCCGAATAGTTAAAAGGTTCAGATACCTTAGCAGGGGTTTCAGATAGCTGGGTGGTATGATATGGTGTTTTCGGTTCTGATAGTGAAGATGTATCAGGTGTAACCTCCGTATCTTCAACGCTCTTGTTTTCTTGCACAGTACTCGCTGGCGTTTGAGGTTTCGCACGGCTAGGCGTTGATAAAGACCCTTCGTTTGTCTTGGCAGAGGTTTCTTCAGACAAGTGGGTGGCTTCATAGGGTGGCTTCAGTTCTGATTTAGGTTCCGATAGTGAAGGTGTTTCAGGGGTAGCTCTCACATCCTCAACGCTGCCATCTTGTTGTACAGTTTTTTCTGGCGTTGGTGGCTCTACACGGCTGGGCGTTGATAAAGACCTGTCGCTTTTCGCAAGGGTTTCAGGCGTATCAGATTGTTTTCGTGATTTTTTGCGTCTGTCCAGTATTACCGCAATCCCAAGGATGATAAGCGCGATAAGAAGTGGTATCAGTATTTCCATCTAAGAATTGTCTCCTCTCTCCTCCTGTTACAGAGAGATATTAGGATTTACCGAACAATGAGCATTTTCCGCGTAGCAGTGAAATCCGCGGCTTTGAGGGTGTAGAAATAGACACCGCTTGCGACAGGCTCACCAAGTTCGTTTTTACCATCCCAATACGCTGCACGGCTTTTGTCCTGATAGACACCCGCGGGTTGATGCCCTAACCCTAATGTCCGAACCAACTTCCCATCCGCTGAATGGATAGCGATTGTAATCACTGCCGACTTGGAGAGTTTATAGGGTATCCATGTTTCCGGATTAAATGGGTTCGGGTAGTTGGATAGCAAGACTGTCTCTTTTGGAAGTTCGCTTAAGCGTGTAGGTGCTGCGAATCCATCCCGGTAAAGGTCTAACCTATCTCCCCGTTGGTTATATGCAAAACGATATGTAGGCGCGACGTTAGTGTTCCCGATAGCACTGTCCAAACTGTAAACACGGTAGGTAACTTGTTGTCCATCACCGGCGATATGGTCAAACCGGATTTTCGGATAACTTGACGGAATGCTTTGTCCACTCGAACGGTGCGTTATTATAAAACCTGTTTCAAGAGACGACGATTCCCAATTCTCTTTATTTGACCATCTGATTTGATAGTGCACAGGAACGCCAGTTTGGTTTCTAATCTTGAAGGTCCGTTGGGGGTACGTTCGTGGGGGTGGTAGGGGCACTAAATCAGCAGGAACACTATTCAACAAGACTTTTACGTTCTTCACAGGAGCGGCGAGTGTCATAGTTTTTCTGTTCCCTTCACTCACAATTCCTATAAGCATCCCTCGACCGTTGAGGACGGGACCCCCACTATTGCCTCCACGCACACCCGCTTCTATTTCTAAGCAAGCTCCCCCACTTAGGAGGCACTCTCTCCAAGCACTGACGAAAACCCCTCGATCCCAGTCCCACAATTGTACCCCTGGATTTCCCAAGATATGGACCGTATCGCCTTTCTTCATGCTGTCTTCAACATTCCTGCTAAAATCATGCTCAATCTCGCGAGCAGTTAAAGGTAGGCGCCTGAGCTGGAGTATTGCCAAGTCATTCCTAACATTTTGTTTAATCACCCGTGCTTCGGTAGCATAACCATTTTTCTCCAGCCAGTCCCAATTGTCCACATAGAAGCCTTCCTCTATCTCGAGTCCGTTCCTACCCTCATACGGAAAGAATACATGGACCCACTCAGCACCGCGTATCACATGTTCATTTGTAACAACAAGCCGACGTTTTCTATCGATCAAAACGCCACTCCCCTTACCTATCCAGTCCGTAATCCACACGACTGATGCCATTGCCTGATCGTAAATTTGTCGTGCTGGAAGGTCTGGTAGGTTTCGCCACGCGTCACCACCGACCCGTAACAGACGCGCAAGTTCATCAATCGCTGCTGGGCTCTGGAGCAGTTCTTGCACCAACGGGTCCCTTAGCAAATTTTTGAGTGCCCAATCCGCTTTCAGTAGTGCCACGAATTTCGGATCTATGTCCGGTATGAATATTGGTAAGAGATCCGGGTCATCAACGACGAGATTAATAGTTTGAGGATTCAAAAATCGCTGATTGTCTGGTGCTTTCAAGCCTTCCAGGACCTGCGGTAAAACCTCCTGAATATCTGCACGCTGCAACGTCTGCTTGTGCTTCCGAAACACTTGTTGTGCCAGAGGAATCCCTTGCCCCAAAACAGAGTTCGGAATTGAAATACAAAAGATACACGCTATAAAAATACAAAGACATACCTGTTTTTTCATTGACAGTATTAGATTTCCCAGCCCAGTCTTTTATCCCCCTACCATGGTGGGAAGGGTGGCAGAAACGGAAGGGGCTCCGTCTCATGGTAGTACCACCCAAAACTGGTTTGATAAGTGTAGCAGAAAAAAGAAAAAAATTGCTAATTTTCTTCCCTATGCCTCGTGGAGTTCGCCTGAAAACATAGGAAAAAAGCGAAGCAGTCATATCGAGACTGAGCAGATTTAATTTAGAAAGCCAACAATCAAAGCGACACTGCCGATTGTGATAATGCTGCCAATGGCAACGGCTACCGCTATAAACCCCTTTAATCTCCTTTCTGACGTATCCATTCTATTGCTAAGTTCCTTTTTGGCATCGTCAATCTTCTTGTCGAGACGCGATTCAAGCTGCCCAATACCTTNNNNNNNNNNTTTTTGGCATCGTCAATCTTCTTGTCGAGACGCGATTCAAGCTGCCCAATACCTTTGCTAAGTTCCTTTTTGGCATCGTCAATCTTCTTGTCGAGACGCGATTCAAGCTGCCCAATACCTTCCCCAATGAGATGTTCCATTATACTTAAAAGCTTTTGCACCTGTTCAGAGGACCCAGCAGATTCCGTTTCCTCAAACGCCATATTTTCTATAAAGTCTCTAAGTTTTAACTTCAACGCCTTGGCAATCGGGTAACGGTCTATCTTCTGCAGGATTTCCTCTTTCGTTTCACCTTGTTCCCTTAAGTTGTCAACCACCCTTCTGAAGATATTTTCAAAGCCATATTTGGAGATTGCAGCTGCGATGAATCCAGATAGAACGATAGCACCAATTCCGCCGATCATTCCAAAAGGACCTCCGAGCGAAGCCAACCCCGTCACGATTGCCGCGCCACCAAACAAGCCTGTGGTCGACATAGCCCCAAGCAACACCAGCCCCGGAACTCCCAACCCCGCGATTCTTTCGACCACTTCGTCTATAGAAATATTACGTATGAGCACATCTCGCCAGTTAAAATTCATGGATAAATACCTCATGCGACATCTTCAACTTACACTGGTTTCATTACAAACCAAACCTCGCTCCCGTTCTCAAATTAGGCACACAACTTTTGTGTCATGAAGTCAACTGCGCCCATGGATAGAGGTGCGTCCAATCTTTGCTGAAAATGACTCGAACCGGTTGATACACTTGCGCACACAGCCGTAAGAAAACGGCATACACCAGTGCCCGATGATTCCCGTCTTCAAGATAAAACCGGATCTCCGGGGAATGCGCCGGTTTTTCATAAGCTGCCAGCGGTCGAATCAACAATTCCCCCATCAAGCGCGGATCAAACCGCGCACTGATAAGAAAGCACCCCTCAAACCATGGCTCGTCCTCGGAGAGCTGCTTAAAGACTTGGATGGGACTCTCATACGGATATACCCTCAGAATCCTATCCACGACTTCCTTCAGCGTGCGCGACTTGCCTTTCGGTGTCAGCGTGTCTACCAACTTCTGATTGTTTGCCCACACAGCGTCATTCGCTTCCATAAAAACGAGGTCGTCAAAGTCCGCCTCACCCAGTGTGAAGGTTTTGTATTCTGCCCGTTCTATCTGCTGTCGGGTGACTTCGTATTCAGAGGGAGATGTTGATAACTGATGTGCATCCGCTAACAGGAATTCTTTCACGTTTGCCTCCAAGTCCTGTAACCCAAGGGTAGTACTTGTGATTGTGCCAGCGATATCGAGATTCTTATCGTTTCAACTTAATGGGCGGTGCAGTTATGTTCTTTTGTTACTTCATCTATGATTCGCTGCATCCTCTTAGGCGATAGCCCCATGCGATCACCGAGCGTCTCTGCTGGTCTCCGAAATGTGTTAATCCACTTATGGAACTGCTCAGCTGTCCGGGTACCCAACATAATATATTTGACGGCATTGGTATAAACATCGCTCGCCAGGATACGCTCTAAGGTGAACTGAGATGGGATCATCTCTTCCACATTCTCCCATAATAGAACGCGACTCGCTCCTCGGTATGGAAGCTTTTTCCACCATTGCGTGACAGCGAGTTTCCAAGCACCTTCCCCCAATGTTGTGTCCGTTTCAACTTGATATAAAGTCGTTTCTCCCGACATAATAGAATCCTTTTGTGTTAAGTTCGTTTTTCTGCTTCAATCCTACAATCGCGTGGCTTCTCAATCCAAGTCAGTACTATTGGAGGTCCAATAAATGGAGACACAATAAATGCTTCATTTCAACAATTTTTCGGCAATCTTCGCGTCAATCCGCTTCCATTTCCACGGAACCACTTCACCGGCTCCGTAGACTTTGCCGTGCGTTCGTCTCCGAGGGTGAACCTGAAAAATCGGTTTCTCTAAGCGATGAGCCGCTATCACCTCTTTTTTGACCCCTGGTGCATTGCGTGTCTCCCGTCCCACCATTACAATTATGATGTCCGAGAGCCCTATCTGCTTCTTTGTACTCTCCAACCAGATTAAATCAGGGGAATACGGCTTCTTGAGAGAATAATCTATCATCTCATATCGCGAGTACCGTGCCGCTTCGGAGTAGAAGGCGCGATGCAGTTCACCATCTTTACCAAACTCAAAACTCAAAAATACGCCAATCGTCTTTTTCTGCTTCACACCAGACGACATCAAAGGTTTTGGTGTAGAATCGCTTCGCTGGGCAGCCGGGAGGACTTTTCGCGCACGTGCGGTAAACTCCCCTTTGAGTGAGGAATGCCGTGTACTTCTATAGAAGGCTCGGTCATCTGCCCATGAAGGTTCCTTTTTCATAATTCACTTCCTTCGTTTATTTCCTATTTAGCATTCTCTACTGTCATACGAATAAAACCACAACGCCCTATCCAGTGTCCGCATCTCTATCTCGTTCCTTTTCACAATATCCCGACAAAACTCAATATATTTCAGCCAAAGCCAGTCCGGATAATAATCTCTCTTCGGTTCCTCCACAGACCAAAGTGCCCGTCCACTGAGGATAGGATACTGTTCTTTGTCATAGAGGTGTAGAATTGCAGAAGCGGTTGTCTGTCGGATGCCGCTTAACGCTGTCAAAGTCATCAGTTTTTCCCAATCGTCTGTGACTGTGAATGCCTGCCTGGTGGTTAGTTCTATGTGAGTTTCGTTGTTCCTTGATGCGCTACCTACGGCGTCCACCCCGTAGACGCTTAATACCCAATCAATGACCTTATACAGGTGGTATTGGGTGAGGGAACCCTGCCCCTGAATCTTGCCTCGAAATCCTATGACCTGATTTTCTCTCTCGCGGCCGGACGCACTTTGACATTCCGTGTAACGGTTTGCCCAATAGTCAATTTCGGACTCACAAAAACGTAATTTCATTTCCATACTCCTTGAGACTTTCCTATAAGATGATCTGGATGTAGATCATTCCGTTATGATTGCGAAATAGCAATCTACTCCGTGCTTTCGGGACACCTCACAAGCAGAAAGCGATACCCAAACATAGAATAAAACTCATGTTCAACAAGGTTTCCCTTGGCAACCCGGCATTCAACCCGTTTCACGAGATTGGATAGGACTCGACACAAGGGTGTGTCGAGGTGAAACTCCTATCCGCCAAGTTAATAAAAAGTATATCACAAAAAACAGAAAAATTACAAATAGAGTGAAATCCGTAATTACTTTGGTGGCGAAACAGGCGAACCGACACTGGATTTATTCGGGGACTTTGTCCGCATCTGTCGTAAAGAAGCGGCCTGCTTCCTTAAGACGCGGTTTACCTTTGTGAAAGCCAAAGATGCCAAGGTTATTTTCCGTGCTGCTATCCAACTCGTGAATCTTCCACCCATCCTTTGCCTCTTTCATCAGATACAAGTGCGTTTCGCCAGGAAACGAGCCTTTGTAACAATTGTACCCTATCACACTCGCTTCAATCTTGCTGCCTTTATAGCGAATCCAAAAATCCTTCAACACATCGTCACGTCCCCATTTGGCACCTTTTGTACCGATGCCGATCCATAAACCTTCAATAGCGATTTCAACATTCCTCCAGCCGAAGGCGATTGGCACAGGTTCATTTCCGGCAAAAATCGTTCCGAAGGCAACCTTGCCATCATTCGTCCGGAAGGTCTCCCCAATGGCTTTGAGATCGTTGTCGTTAAAGGCTTTGTAGAAGGCACTATAAACCGCTTGAATTGCGGCTTTCTCTGCTGCGAAGTCAATAGGCGGTCTCGTAGCCACCGCTGCCTGACGATTCTCCGGATTTTCTTCAAAGATATGAGCAGGTTCAAGCAGGTCCTTCACCTGTCTGCCAAACCTTCCATCGGTGTAATCAATTGCACGAATTTTCCAGTCCGTGCCATCCTTTTTCAGTGCAGAAATTAGATCGCCCTTCTGATTCCCCCAAGTATACGCCCCTCGTAAGACGGCTTCTTTCCCTCTGCTATCGATAGCGATATAGGTGATGTCAACCTCCATCTTTCCGCCGCGGAGCCGGAATATGCCGTCCCATGCTTTGCTGACTGCCTTTCCGCCTTCGTTTTTTTCAAAGGTGCCCGCCCAGAACGTCCAAGCGGTAAAAATGTCTTTGCTCTCGCCGGGTAGCCACACGTCCGTTAGCGCGTCAACATCTTGGTCGCCGTGGGCAAGCGCGTATTCCGCGTAAAGGTCGCGGATCGCCTGATCTTCGGCGGCAAAGTCAATATCTATTCCAGCAGTTACATCAGGATTAACAGGAATAACTCCAACTTTAGATTTTACTGTATTGCCGCCAATAGCATCAAGATGTTGGGCAACTAACACCATATCCAAAATATTAACAGTTCCATCTTCATTGACATCCGCTCGCGGAGGTGTTGGAGTACCTACCGTTAAACTGCTTGCTACCAGCGTTAAGTCCAGAATGTTGACGCTTCTGTCTCCGTTGACATCCCCGATGGGAAGTGACTGGATCGTTTCAATGCGCCCACTTCTTGTGGTAACGGGTAATGACATCCCCGCACTATTGGAGAGGATAACATCCTTTAATTGGAGCGTCGATGCACTGATGGCAACTACCTCAAATGTGAGTGTGGCAAGCGTCCCTGCGCTCGCAGCAGCAGCCCCAACGACAGATGTCGCCGCAATGTAAACGCTGTCGTTAGACGCTATCGGCGATAACGCAAACGCTCCCTCCGGCAGGTAATCCGCATTCCCACCTCCAATATAGCGGAGAACCGTTGGATCGAAACTGACAGTGAGTTCATACCCCGCAATGTCTTGTGCATCCGCTATTTGAATATCTACATTCAACCGTTCACCCACTGCAATCGGGGTCTTTTGCGGGAATACGACATGGACGAGGGAAACCTCACTGTAACCCACTGTTGTAAATACTGGGCATATCGCAATCGTTAGGAAGAAAAAAGTAAGAAACCGCTTCATCAATTATCTTTTATCACCTCAGAATCTCTACCTCCGCTCATGGAGGTGTATCGCATTCTATATCGTCCGCCGTTCATCTACAACCTCAACACCCGGGCTCTCTCGTTCCTTGCTCGAACGAAAACCGCCACAATGCCCTGTCAAGGTGTCGCATTGAAACGCTGTTACGATTCGCAATGTTCCGACAACCTTGAACGTATTCCGGCCAAAACGGATAGGAGGTTCTTTTTTTCCACGCCCACCCAGCAGAATAAAGCGCGTGTATATCCAAGATAGGATATTTTCCGTTATCATAGAGGTGTAGGATGGCGGAAGCAGTTGGCTGTTGGATGCCTTCTAACCGGGTCAAAGAGATTAATTTTTCCCAATCGTCTGTGCCCGTGAATGCTTGTGTGGTGACTTCCTGTATGAACTTCTCAGAGTTCCTTAATGTTAAGTCTGCCCTCCCAAATATATTTCTCGTTTTCCAATATGCGACTTTATGCAATTCAGATCTGGTGAGGCACTCTCGTTGCTGAATGTCGCCCCGAAGTTCTATGACCAGATCTTCTCTCTCGCGGCCGGCCGGACGTTGGAATTCCCTGTAGCGGTTTGCCCAATAGTCAATTTCGGACTCACAAAAACGTAATTTCATTTCCACACTCCTTGAGACTTTCCTATAAGATGATCTGGATGTAGATCATTCCGTTATGATTGCGAAATAGCAATCTACTCCGTGCTTTCGGGACACCTCACAAGCAGAAAGCGATACCCAAACATAGAATAAAACTCATGTTCAACAAGGTTTCCCTTGGCAACCCGGCATTCAACCCGTTTCACGAGATTGGATAGGACTCGACACAAGGGTGTGTCGAGGTGAAACTCCTATCCGCCAAGTTAGTGAAAAGTATAGCACAAAAAACAAACGAATTACAAATTATCTTGTTCTCTACGCCTTTGCTTCCTTGTAATGCCGCCCAAAACTGTCGAAAATTCAGTGCCAACAGAGGACCTTGATTATAAAGACTGCAGTTTCGAGAGGA
Proteins encoded in this region:
- a CDS encoding T9SS type A sorting domain-containing protein; its protein translation is MLIGIVSEGNRKTMTLAAPVKNVKVLLNSVPADLVPLPPPRTYPQRTFKIRNQTGVPVHYQIRWSNKENWESSSLETGFIITHRSSGQSIPSSYPKIRFDHIAGDGQQVTYRVYSLDSAIGNTNVAPTYRFAYNQRGDRLDLYRDGFAAPTRLSELPKETVLLSNYPNPFNPETWIPYKLSKSAVITIAIHSADGKLVRTLGLGHQPAGVYQDKSRAAYWDGKNELGEPVASGVYFYTLKAADFTATRKMLIVR